The following coding sequences lie in one Helicoverpa zea isolate HzStark_Cry1AcR chromosome 2, ilHelZeax1.1, whole genome shotgun sequence genomic window:
- the LOC124640000 gene encoding microsomal glutathione S-transferase 1-like: MVSLSLDNSLVQTYIFHSSILARNLLFAAFLTIRSRVKKSVFANPEDAAANKGKVKFDDEDVERARRAHLNALENIPLFWILGALYLTTDPVAAWATLLFRVYSLGRILHTLVYVVMPLPQPSRAIAYLIPVVITSYMGLQVALYYISAM; the protein is encoded by the coding sequence ATGGTGTCGTTATCGTTAGACAACTCCCTTGTACAAACGTACATTTTCCACTCCTCTATTTTAGCTCGGAATTTGTTATTTGCGGCTTTTCTGACAATCAGATCGCGGGTAAAGAAAAGTGTGTTTGCCAACCCAGAGGATGCTGCTGCAAACAAAGGAAAAGTTAAGTTTGATGATGAAGATGTAGAGAGAGCGAGGCGTGCGCACCTCAATGCGTTGGAGAACATCCCGTTGTTCTGGATACTGGGAGCGCTGTACTTGACGACAGACCCGGTGGCTGCCTGGGCGACGCTGCTGTTCCGAGTCTACTCACTGGGCAGGATCCTGCACACCTTGGTGTACGTCGTGATGCCACTGCCACAACCTTCGCGTGCTATTGCCTACCTGATCCCTGTGGTAATCACAAGCTACATGGGTCTTCAAGTTGCTTTGTATTACATTAGTGCTATGTAA
- the LOC124640008 gene encoding uncharacterized protein LOC124640008, whose amino-acid sequence MVAITLTNPVVQSYMLYSAILAFKLMLLSPMTGAMRGLRRVFANPEDAQLLKDSKVKLDDPVIERIRRAHLNDLENIPAFWVLGALYVTTGPVAAWATLLFRVYTLGRILHTIVYAVVPLPQPARFLAFVIPATVSFYMASQVILYYITAFNPVVQSYILYSAILAFKLLILSPVTGATRMSRRVFANPEDAKLLKGAKVKYDDPVVERFRRAHLNDLENIPAFWVLGALYVTTGPVAAWATLLFRVYTLGRILHTIVYAVVPLPQPARILAFVFPASVSFYMASQVILHYITAL is encoded by the exons ATGGTGGCGATCACGTTAACTAACCCGGTGGTGCAGTCCTACATGCTGTATTCCGCTATATTAGCCTTCAAACTAATGTTATTATCGCCGATGACGGGAGCCATGCGGGGCTTACGACGTGTATTTGCCAATCCGGAAGATGCGCAACTGTTGAAGGACAGCAAGGTCAAGTTGGACGATCCAGTGATAGAGAGAATACGGCGGGCGCATCTTAATGACTTGGAGAACATCCCGGCGTTCTGGGTGCTTGGTGCTCTGTACGTGACGACGGGCCCGGTGGCCGCCTGGGCCACGCTACTGTTCCGAGTCTACACACTGGGCAGGATCCTGCACACCATTGTATATGCCGTGGTGCCGCTGCCGCAGCCGGCACGGTTCCTCGCCTTCGTCATCCCTGCAACCGTTTCATTCTACATGGCCTCACAAGTTATCCTCTACTACATTACAGCTTT TAACCCGGTAGTGCAGTCTTACATCTTGTATTCGGCTATATTAGCCTTCAAACTGTTGATATTGTCGCCTGTAACAGGCGCTACGCGTATGTCGCGACGCGTGTTCGCTAACCCAGAGGATGCGAAGCTATTGAAGGGAGCCAAGGTCAAGTACGATGACCCCGTGGTAGAAAGATTCCGACGCGCGCACCTTAATGACTTGGAGAACATCCCGGCGTTCTGGGTGCTTGGTGCTCTGTACGTGACGACGGGCCCGGTGGCCGCCTGGGCGACGTTGCTCTTCCGAGTCTACACACTGGGCAGGATCCTCCATACCATCGTATATGCCGTGGTGCCGCTGCCGCAACCCGCACGGATCCTCGCCTTCGTCTTCCCTGCCTCCGTCTCATTCTACATGGCCTCACAAGTTATCCTACACTATATTACAGCTTTGTGA
- the LOC124639984 gene encoding microsomal glutathione S-transferase 1-like, which translates to MASISLDNPVVRSYLFYSGVLGLKVLGMSLLTARARYSKKVFANPEDAVAAQGKVKFDDPDVERVRRAHLNDLENIPVFWAVGALYVTTGPAAPLATTLFRAFTAGRVLHTFVYAVKPLPQPARGIAFGVPFLITIYMAFKVVQHYASAM; encoded by the coding sequence ATGGCGTCCATATCGCTAGACAACCCCGTAGTACGGTCCTACTTGTTTTATTCCGGTGTCTTGGGCCTCAAAGTGCTGGGTATGTCACTGCTGACGGCCAGAGCGAGGTATAGCAAGAAAGTGTTTGCGAATCCCGAGGACGCTGTGGCAGCTCAAGGAAAAGTGAAGTTTGATGACCCAGACGTTGAGAGGGTGAGGCGCGCGCACCTCAACGACTTGGAGAACATTCCGGTGTTCTGGGCAGTTGGTGCGCTGTACGTGACGACGGGCCCTGCTGCGCCGCTGGCGACGACGCTGTTCCGCGCGTTCACGGCGGGCCGCGTGCTGCACACCTTCGTGTACGCCGTCAAGCCGCTGCCGCAGCCAGCGCGCGGCATCGCCTTCGGAGTGCCCTTCCTCATCACCATCTACATGGCATTCAAAGTCGTCCAGCATTATGCCAGTGCGATGTGA
- the LOC124639993 gene encoding microsomal glutathione S-transferase 1-like → MVSISLDNPLVQTYIFYSAVLALKLFFVAILTGAARGKKNVYANPEDAAARKGTVKYDDPDVERTRRAHLNDLENIPAFWVLGALYLTTDPIVGWATLLFRAFALARIAHTIVYAVVPLPPPSRGIAFAVSFLVNVYMGVQVVLYYLSAM, encoded by the coding sequence ATGGTGTCGATATCGTTGGACAACCCCTTGGTACAGACGTACATCTTTTATTCCGCAGTACTAGCTCTGAAGCTGTTCTTTGTAGCTATACTGACTGGCGCTGCCCGTGGAAAGAAAAATGTCTATGCCAACCCAGAAGATGCTGCAGCTAGGAAAGGGACAGTGAAGTACGATGACCCAGATGTGGAGAGAACAAGACGTGCGCATCTGAATGATCTGGAGAACATTCCTGCTTTCTGGGTGTTGGGAGCTCTGTACTTGACGACGGATCCTATAGTTGGCTGGGCCACACTGCTGTTCCGTGCGTTCGCCCTGGCCAGGATCGCTCACACCATCGTGTATGCTGTCGTGCCCTTGCCTCCTCCATCTCGCGGCATTGCATTCGCCGTGTCTTTCCTCGTGAACGTTTATATGGGTGTTCAAGTAGTGTTATATTATCTGTCTGCCATGTAA
- the LOC124639933 gene encoding uncharacterized protein LOC124639933, with product MNSEVQNQPVLVPYRNSDSTHCSSSSEIDDSDESWVMPMSKKVKRHFESPHHTDSASTSTASSTALRTFFETYSSSSESECNDGIADDDEIVGEKGFRKKRPLPKRLQAKSERCSGKGKKVQPNPCAGKKCGNECELNFSDEDRRNIHELYWGLGSSVRQRDWLLALVEETNIRRRRVECSRRSVSYRYYFPCGEGGRKKVCQQFLLKTLGISQMTLRYTLKNITAIKVSKPDERGKSTPTKKYSESVIEAVKQFIKKLPAVKSHYCRNKGNKLYLPSEFRNLTYLYNKVYLQDETVKEIGSVQKQTFKNIFRNNFNIGFHLPKKDKCAMCERIKHLDGTAQNDATNSEEYKNHAKEKDAAKKRTKN from the coding sequence ATGAATAGTGAAGTCCAAAACCAACCGGTCTTAGTTCCGTACCGAAATTCAGATTCGACGCACTGTAGTAGTAGTTCAGAAATAGATGATAGTGATGAATCTTGGGTAATGCCGATGAGCAAAAAAGTAAAGAGGCATTTTGAATCTCCTCATCATACCGACTCAGCGTCTACATCTACAGCTTCGTCTACGGCTTTGCGTACATTTTTCGAAACTTACAGCAGTTCTAGCGAATCAGAATGTAACGATGGGatagctgatgatgatgaaatagtaGGTGAAAAAGGATTCAGAAAGAAACGTCCCCTACCAAAGCGATTACAAGCCAAATCAGAAAGATGTTCCGGTAAAGGAAAAAAAGTTCAACCAAACCCTTGTGCAGGGAAAAAGTGTGGTAATGAATGTGAGTTGAACTTTAGTGATGAAGATAGAAGGAATATACACGAACTTTACTGGGGTTTAGGGAGTTCCGTAAGACAACGAGACTGGCTACTGGCATTAGTCGAGGAGACAAATATTCGCCGGCGAAGAGTAGAATGTAGTAGGCGATCAGTCTCCTATCGGTATTACTTTCCTTGTGGAGAGGGTGGCAGAAAGAAAGTGTGCcagcaatttttattaaaaacgttAGGAATATCACAGATGACGTTAAGATATACCCTTAAAAATATAACTGCTATAAAAGTCTCTAAGCCAGATGAAAGAGGTAAATCAAcacctacaaaaaaatatagtgagTCAGTCATTGAAGCAGTAAAgcagtttataaaaaaacttccagCAGTTAAATCCCATTATTGCCgaaataaaggaaataaattgtatttgccTTCCGAATTCCGAAATTTGACATACTtgtataataaagtttatcTGCAAGACGAGACTGTAAAAGAAATAGGTTCTGTGCAGAAacaaactttcaaaaatatttttagaaataactttaatataGGTTTCCATCTCCCGAAGAAAGATAAGTGTGCTATGTGCGAGCGCATCAAACATTTGGATGGTACAGCTCAAAATGATGCCACAAATTCAGAGGAATATAAAAATCACGCCAAGGAAAAAGATGCCGCaaaaaaacgaactaaaaattag